The DNA region TTATACTTATTACACTTTGTATCCTGCCTTTGGTGCCTCGCCAACGAGACGCTGGACTCGAATTTCAAATAGAAACTGATGCTGCGCGATTAATCGGTTTATCGAgtatttcgattaatcgattagtcGATGATTTCGCTTATCCGTTTGTCTAACTAATCGAATTATCGACGAgttcgattgatcgattaatcaaaGTTGCGTCGTGATAATTTGCCAGGTCAATCAGAATATGATTCGAAaccgtcgattaatcgattgtgTAATCGGAGaaacgatcaatcgattaactggaaaattgattgaacaaaaaaatcaattaatcgattgtcgaagcaaaaaatatgaatgacCAAAGGTTTCAAAATTACGACTGAATATTATCACTGAGAAATAAAAGTCACTGGATCAACTAAATTTAgttgaaattcattaaaaattctGTTACTTTGCCGCCGGTGACTACTTGTTTAGTTACTTCAatgacttttttctctcagtcTGCCAGACTATAATAGCTCTGATTAATGTTGCTGGATCGCAAGTAACTATTTTCATggttaatgaaatatttagaaGAGTCTAGCTCGACTGCATGCACTTCCGCTCCTTAGTTtgcgtgaaaaaagaaatttctcagCCATGTTTGTGCTTATCCTGattaagattttgaattttgatttattttttcgttaacaggaggaaaaaattataaaatgcaGAGGCTCAGAGGTGCTAAGTAAACATTGATCGACGATAAAAACAATTCTTAATCGGATATTATAATACGCAGCTgatagtttttaaaaattgtaaaaatttaataaaaaattattttgattcaATGAAATGTCAtgttatttaacaaaatagcggtgtaaaaagatgaaaaaaaaaacaatttcgaaaaactcaAGGGAACGTGATTTGCTTCGTTTCAGTTTCGTCCAGGAGTTCGCCTCGGCACCGGCAGACGGCATAACTCTGCTCTTGGAGACCCTGAGGGGCGTCCAACTCGCCCAGAATTCTCCACCCTCCGGTCAAACTGGTCCGAGAATCGGTACTCGAAGGGCAGCCCTGGACGAATTGGGATGCGTCGAGTGTCTCGCTGCTTGTGGTGAACGATGCGCCGACGCTCCGAGACTTCTTATCGAAGCTCAACCTGGGCTTTTGGCTCTAGCCGTTTGCCTCACGAGCAGTTTAAATCGTTCCAGAGTTCTGGCCTTACAGGTAAATTGATGGTTTGACTTATTCACCGATAAGGAGAcacgtttctttctcttctctttctttctatttcgATCGTCAACGAAGTTGTTCTGATTCAAcgataaatatttcagaaattattttgtctcttttataaaatatgcatAATTTCATGTACCTAGTATGTATCTAACTTTTAGTCACGTATtctgtataattaattcttcTTCAGATGTTTACACTGCGGCAGCCAAGTTCCGTTTGCGTTTTGCTAAATTCGCACACGCAAACATCATAAGTAAGCTTCCGCAGTGAGATAGGAAtcggtgaatatttttcacggcGAAGTTCGTTAGTTTTTtgattccttttctttttattattcactctTTTTACAgcaactttgttttttttttttttttttctttcttcttcttcttctcatcccgtgtaaataaatttctactcGTGGCTTGACAAGCGACACGATGACGGATGCTCATGGTGAATGTACGGTAAACTCTGCTAGACtaatacgtatacgtatggaTACGTACATGGAAGTGTACCTGCTCGGTACGATGATGTCGACGTAACGTTTATCCTACGAATCCATTAAATTTACAGCTACTAACGAGAGTCTGTCAAGCACCTGGCGGCCATGCCGCTGTCTCTGAGGCTGTTTCAACTTTGCGATTGAGGTACGGAGAAGGCGGAAGATTCAGGTTTTTGGCCGGAGCTCTGCTCGCTCCTAGCGCAGCCATTGTTCTTCGCGTCGCCGGGATTTCCTTCTTGAACGCCTTCATCAAGTCCGCTCCCCGGGCGCAGACCAAACTTTATATTCAGGTAAGCGACGACGCGAGGTCGAAGAAGCGATTTATCGTTCTTGAATTTATTTgcattctttttattcttcatcttAATCGCTCTATGCTGGTAGTCCGTATTATACGATATGTTAATTTTCGAATCAGTTTATCTTGTTTCATTTGCTTGTCAAGTTTTTTCGCTCAgttatctgttttttttttctttcttattacaTCATttgtttgattctttttttctagtcTTTATCGAAAAACGAAACTTCTTGTAGTTATGTTCAGAATGTTTTGAACACTGTGTGATAATGGTAGTACCTAGGATATTCTAACATTCAAGTATACcgaaataaattacaatcattcaatttcaagAGACTTAATGAGTTCAGAACGTTGACATTGATTTCGAATGAGTTATATTGATTTCTACATTATCATGTGGCTTTTGTTGATTTTCAGGGTTATTTATGATTTTAGTTTGATTATTCGTTTTGGGTGATTTTCAGAGATTTCCGGATCGGATAGAATAAGAGGAAACCACGATCATACAATATAAATCAGTGGAAATCATCTagagaaatggaaaataaataaaaattaatgttaaTGAATTGAAACCATTTGACGATCACAATGCAAAACttacaacaatttttatgatttcGAATGCTTGCGATGATTTCAATTATCTGGTTTGGGTCCCCGTCCGTTATTTTGAAGGAAACTTAATTCAGCGATGCATCTtactgaaatttgatttccagCTGTTGAATTTACTACTCTCTCAAATCAGTAGCTTCACggctgaattttcattcaacataCGCTATTTATGGTTACGTTGAGTTTTTTCCAAAACACTCTCAGGTGAAGTCATTAGAATGATTTTTCCAACGTTTCAACGACAATCTCGACAATATTCTAGATGATCCcaacaaatttttagtttGGTTCAAAGTTCCGAATAGTCAAAGCCATATAGACCATTCTGACCATTCGGTGTTTAACCATCTAGAATTTTGTCTTCTCGGTGTAACGATTGTCTTTCTGAACTTTGACCAACGCCCatcaatattgtaaaaaagttttgatCAAGCCTAACTGATATCATTCACCCAACGCAAACTGATTATAAAATTCGTAACATCCGATACAGGCGGAGGCCTGCGAAGCCGGTCTGGAACCGAAGGTGCTTCAAGAATGGTTGACGGATCTGGACTCAAGCGTGGAGGAGTCGATGACGGAGTTGTTACGTAAGGAGGTGCACCGATGGTCCCGGAACTGCGTGGACGTCGAGGGGTTGCAAAACCGGGCGTCGCGAGCGGAGGAAACGTGCCGGATGTTGGGGAAGAAGATCCTGTCTCTTCAGCGACAGATCGAGAGTCTCCAGGTGGCGAACATGAACGGATACAACGCCTCGAAGCTGCCCTCAAAGCCGGGCGACAACAACGCCTCGCTGAACGCCGAGGACGAGGGCATAAGTTCCTCGGAGCGTTCGAGCACCCCGGAGGAGCTTCTGAAGCGCGAGGATCTCGAGGGCGGGCCAAAGGCCTCGGGGATGCCGGACAACGACCAGGAGACGACGATCGACGACGTGATCGAGGAGCTGCGGATCATCGTGAAGGACGCGGAGGAGGAGTACGAGGACAAGGCCGGAGGAGTGAAGCGTGGACAGCGTCGACCACCCGAATCCTGCTCCTCGGCGAGCTCGCGACCGAACAATCCCGGGGGCCCTAAGACCCCGCGAAACGAGCCGAACCCGGTGACGTACTTCGGAGGCCGGGGACCCGCCGATTCGGAGGATCTAAGCTGCTCAGGTTCAACGGCAACGCGGAAACTCAGCTCGGGCCGATCGACGGTGAGCAAATCCTCCGCGGGTGGGAGCCTCAAGATCTTAGTTAAGGGGCCTGACATCGAGGAGGCCATTGTGCCCGCCATCATCCACCCACAGCCACCGAAGCGCAGCGCCCCCTGCATCTCCGCCATATTGGCCGGGCGCGGATGCGGCTTCGCCGGTAACGAAGAGCCCTACGTTTCACCGGGTGAGGAGGTCGAAGAGGAGACCCTCGGCGACGGCAGCGACTCGCTCCTCAGTGCTTCGAGGCTTAAATATCCCTCTGAGGAACCTGTTCCTCCCTTTCCCATACCCAAGACTGAGTCCAAGAAGACCATCCGCAACTACGACGGCGGAATGGCGCGGCGAGCCGGCTTCGTCGGTCACAGAGCGCACAGTCAAGGCAGCGCGCAGGAAGGAAGGAGGAAGACCTTGCGCAGGACCTCGAGTCAAGACTGTCTTGACGCCAGGAGTCGCGGGCAGCGAGTGAGGCGGTCGGAGAGTGGGGTTGAAGGGCGAATAAGGAAGTTTGAGAGTCTCAACTCGGTCGATAACCTGAGCGCGGATAGTGGAACGGGGATGCGCCGCTCCGAGTCGTTCCATCAGGTCTCCCTCGGTGCCAAGGAATCCCCGGCTTCTTCATCCCGCGGCGGAAGTGACGCGGGACTTTTTTACGTTACGAATTTTGACCTGGAACCGGTCGTCACGCAGATGGCGCGCAGGAGCGAATCGCAAGCCTGCCCGAAGAATTCCAGTCTATTGACTAAGTCCCTCGACCGAATTGACGAGGGCCTCGATTCCATGGTCGATATCGTTCTCACCGAGGAGAAGGAGTGGGGAGAAAACGGGGCCCGGTTAAGGCCCGATAAACGGGCCAAGAGCGCGACTCGCGACAACCGACAACAGATACGAAATGATGAGTTTTACGCGAGCTTTTGCAAGCTCGGATCCAAGCACCTGCGCAGCGACGAGCTTTACGCCGACAAATCTGCTCCTCCTGGTAATAACTTCCAGTGGAGCTATCAGACCGAATTGAACAACTCGAGAAAGACCGGATCGCAGACATGCAACCGCGCTGTTTTATCCGCTTCCGGTTCAAGTCGGCCTGAATCTTTCTCCGTCGACAAGAGCGTCGACAGCAAGTTTTCGAAGGGCTCGAACGAGTCGGGGATCTACCTTCCTGGGAGATCCTACGACGCCTTTGGCCTCTCGAAGAATAGGTTTAACGCCGGAAAGTATTCCGGGAACAATCTAAATCAGGCCAAATTAACATCCGCTAGGGAAGGTGTCATTCCCTGCAGAAATTCAATCGTACTGCAAACCAACACCGGTAATAACAAACACGGCAAGGTCACCGACGTCATTTCCGGTCTCTATTGATACCGCGTTTTGAGCTTTTTTCACATAAGCTTTCACTTCAGGTaacatatataatttataaaagagACAGTTAGGCCggagtcgatttttttatccacgatTTCGCTACCGGTCGATGTCTTTTATTTGATCTTCCGATAATTCAGATTacaaattgt from Diprion similis isolate iyDipSimi1 chromosome 3, iyDipSimi1.1, whole genome shotgun sequence includes:
- the LOC124404191 gene encoding uncharacterized protein LOC124404191 isoform X2; this encodes MGQFKPGVTSKNNSESDMAPNAEEELLAVKPWAPHPDKQQERLRPPTYNAEDYAVALRRWGRRPIPSPAPETQNGTLPSTTSSSSGYASGCGEMTLRQFTSVSELLNKLRTDLRLAFPSFVQEFASAPADGITLLLETLRGVQLAQNSPPSGQTGPRIGTRRAALDELGCVECLAACGERCADAPRLLIEAQPGLLALAVCLTSSLNRSRVLALQLLTRVCQAPGGHAAVSEAVSTLRLRYGEGGRFRFLAGALLAPSAAIVLRVAGISFLNAFIKSAPRAQTKLYIQAEACEAGLEPKVLQEWLTDLDSSVEESMTELLRKEVHRWSRNCVDVEGLQNRASRAEETCRMLGKKILSLQRQIESLQVANMNGYNASKLPSKPGDNNASLNAEDEGISSSERSSTPEELLKREDLEGGPKASGMPDNDQETTIDDVIEELRIIVKDAEEEYEDKAGGVKRGQRRPPESCSSASSRPNNPGGPKTPRNEPNPVTYFGGRGPADSEDLSCSGSTATRKLSSGRSTVSKSSAGGSLKILVKGPDIEEAIVPAIIHPQPPKRSAPCISAILAGRGCGFAGNEEPYVSPGEEVEEETLGDGSDSLLSASRLKYPSEEPVPPFPIPKTESKKTIRNYDGGMARRAGFVGHRAHSQGSAQEGRRKTLRRTSSQDCLDARSRGQRVRRSESGVEGRIRKFESLNSVDNLSADSGTGMRRSESFHQVSLGAKESPASSSRGGSDAGLFYVTNFDLEPVVTQMARRSESQACPKNSSLLTKSLDRIDEGLDSMVDIVLTEEKEWGENGARLRPDKRAKSATRDNRQQIRNDEFYASFCKLGSKHLRSDELYADKSAPPGNNFQWSYQTELNNSRKTGSQTCNRAVLSASGSSRPESFSVDKSVDSKFSKGSNESGIYLPGRSYDAFGLSKNRFNAGKYSGNNLNQAKLTSAREGVIPCRNSIVLQTNTGNNKHGKVTDVISGLY
- the LOC124404191 gene encoding uncharacterized protein LOC124404191 isoform X3, with protein sequence MAPNAEEELLAVKPWAPHPDKQQERLRPPTYNAEDYAVALRRWGRRPIPSPAPETQNGTLPSTTSSSSGYASGCGEMTLRQFTSVSELLNKLRTDLRLAFPSFVQEFASAPADGITLLLETLRGVQLAQNSPPSGQTGPRIGTRRAALDELGCVECLAACGERCADAPRLLIEAQPGLLALAVCLTSSLNRSRVLALQLLTRVCQAPGGHAAVSEAVSTLRLRYGEGGRFRFLAGALLAPSAAIVLRVAGISFLNAFIKSAPRAQTKLYIQAEACEAGLEPKVLQEWLTDLDSSVEESMTELLRKEVHRWSRNCVDVEGLQNRASRAEETCRMLGKKILSLQRQIESLQVANMNGYNASKLPSKPGDNNASLNAEDEGISSSERSSTPEELLKREDLEGGPKASGMPDNDQETTIDDVIEELRIIVKDAEEEYEDKAGGVKRGQRRPPESCSSASSRPNNPGGPKTPRNEPNPVTYFGGRGPADSEDLSCSGSTATRKLSSGRSTVSKSSAGGSLKILVKGPDIEEAIVPAIIHPQPPKRSAPCISAILAGRGCGFAGNEEPYVSPGEEVEEETLGDGSDSLLSASRLKYPSEEPVPPFPIPKTESKKTIRNYDGGMARRAGFVGHRAHSQGSAQEGRRKTLRRTSSQDCLDARSRGQRVRRSESGVEGRIRKFESLNSVDNLSADSGTGMRRSESFHQVSLGAKESPASSSRGGSDAGLFYVTNFDLEPVVTQMARRSESQACPKNSSLLTKSLDRIDEGLDSMVDIVLTEEKEWGENGARLRPDKRAKSATRDNRQQIRNDEFYASFCKLGSKHLRSDELYADKSAPPGNNFQWSYQTELNNSRKTGSQTCNRAVLSASGSSRPESFSVDKSVDSKFSKGSNESGIYLPGRSYDAFGLSKNRFNAGKYSGNNLNQAKLTSAREGVIPCRNSIVLQTNTGNNKHGKVTDVISGLY
- the LOC124404191 gene encoding uncharacterized protein LOC124404191 isoform X1, with translation MGNAKSQPSRPRRPLYLFYLIHRTWSIVVDHRSAGKEERYEDTDRETDFNSRCSGCAGCGYRQDSLSFDSESDMAPNAEEELLAVKPWAPHPDKQQERLRPPTYNAEDYAVALRRWGRRPIPSPAPETQNGTLPSTTSSSSGYASGCGEMTLRQFTSVSELLNKLRTDLRLAFPSFVQEFASAPADGITLLLETLRGVQLAQNSPPSGQTGPRIGTRRAALDELGCVECLAACGERCADAPRLLIEAQPGLLALAVCLTSSLNRSRVLALQLLTRVCQAPGGHAAVSEAVSTLRLRYGEGGRFRFLAGALLAPSAAIVLRVAGISFLNAFIKSAPRAQTKLYIQAEACEAGLEPKVLQEWLTDLDSSVEESMTELLRKEVHRWSRNCVDVEGLQNRASRAEETCRMLGKKILSLQRQIESLQVANMNGYNASKLPSKPGDNNASLNAEDEGISSSERSSTPEELLKREDLEGGPKASGMPDNDQETTIDDVIEELRIIVKDAEEEYEDKAGGVKRGQRRPPESCSSASSRPNNPGGPKTPRNEPNPVTYFGGRGPADSEDLSCSGSTATRKLSSGRSTVSKSSAGGSLKILVKGPDIEEAIVPAIIHPQPPKRSAPCISAILAGRGCGFAGNEEPYVSPGEEVEEETLGDGSDSLLSASRLKYPSEEPVPPFPIPKTESKKTIRNYDGGMARRAGFVGHRAHSQGSAQEGRRKTLRRTSSQDCLDARSRGQRVRRSESGVEGRIRKFESLNSVDNLSADSGTGMRRSESFHQVSLGAKESPASSSRGGSDAGLFYVTNFDLEPVVTQMARRSESQACPKNSSLLTKSLDRIDEGLDSMVDIVLTEEKEWGENGARLRPDKRAKSATRDNRQQIRNDEFYASFCKLGSKHLRSDELYADKSAPPGNNFQWSYQTELNNSRKTGSQTCNRAVLSASGSSRPESFSVDKSVDSKFSKGSNESGIYLPGRSYDAFGLSKNRFNAGKYSGNNLNQAKLTSAREGVIPCRNSIVLQTNTGNNKHGKVTDVISGLY